The Epinephelus fuscoguttatus linkage group LG19, E.fuscoguttatus.final_Chr_v1 genome contains the following window.
aagaaattttgagtattgggtcattttggtaccagtgatgaaggtcgttctttttattaaaagacacaatttttgttgccaagcttcgtgtctacataaagccagcacatttgaaagttcttcagacacaaaaatggctaaaacaaggaacctaacgcaggaaacacgcctgaagataaagattctcagccaggaagggtacagctgccgccagatagccaggaagtgcagatgcagtccttcagtagttggatacactctgcagaaatacagacgaaccaacagcttggaagacaaaccaagatctgggcgtccaagggtttcttcagcaagaaatgaccgcatcctgatccgcatatgcaggcaaaaccgccgaatgacatcataggagcttcagcagcaatggtcaaaccaaactggtgtccagtgttctacccgcactgtacgtggccgacttttagatcatggcttaaggtcctacaaggctatcaagaagcccctgatcaatgagagacagaggttagcccggcgtcgttgggcccaggcacacaagaactggacagccaggaattggaagaagattttgtggtcagatgagtccagtttccagctttatcttcctcctactaatgtgagggtacgcagaaggccaggcaaagcattatctccagcatgtacagtacctactgtcaagcatggtggaggcagtatcatggtttggggatgcatgagtgctgctggtgttggtcatctcactgtctgtgatggcacattgaactctaccaagtattgtaccattctcgaaacccacatgctcccttctgctgCACTGTtctgtcgaggtaaaaactggatgtttcaacaagataatgccccttgccacacatccaaggccagtagaacttggctgcaggaacacagtatccaggtcttagagtggccagctcaatccccggacatgagccccattgaaaatctgtggtggattatcaaaaggtctgtttcaaagcataaaccaaagaatttagaagaattaaaagcagtaattcaagaagaatgggacaagattacccctcaacagtgtgaaaggctcgtggggaacatgccagccaggattagagctctactacgtgccagtggcaggactactaaatattaatttgatgatgtgatggtttatttattttttgttcaattttgaacacattctctgttatttgttgactttgatacagacaatgttgagaactgacatattgaaactgtcaagaatttagttttgttagtttttcttgtaaacaataaacaaaacaatataatttgtatttgtttgtatctgtctaatgcagcaacaccttttgaaacacaaaaaagatttttccacaaatatttcatgataatatttgagattgtgtaaaattttaagggtgtctgaaaacttttttccaccactgtatgtagTAAAGGGAAAGGGAATCGAATCCAGGGTGATGCAAAGGGCTCAGCCTATATGGGTCACCGTTCTACCTGTTCAGCTACATGATGCCTCAGATttccatgtctttttttaatataaagcaggtaaaggtgctatataaatactgtgaaagcATCAAAACACTCAATATTATATGAGTCATCAGGATCTCcgtgaagttgtgatgtcacaactacaCCATATTCTCCTGAGACCCTGTATCCTCATGTGAGGACATCACATCCTGTGTCTGCTGTACCTTAAACTTCAGtctgttgtccttgttcgtgTCCTTAAAAAATCGGTGCCAAAATGAAGCGTTTTAGACaaagggtgaatacaggtatgttcaggcagacagtatgaggaaaattatgtgttttttgaacattaaaatatGTAAACGCATTCTAGTAAAAACCCAAAATACAGGTATGACCCTGAAAATGAGCGTGATACGGGACCTTTAACTAACTGTAACACTAGAGTATATTTCCAATCTCAACATTACGCAACATGGAAAACATGTCTGAGGCTTCCCAGCCCATTTTGACAGGCTTCACTAGAAAAGGAAGGATACCGTAGCTGTCATTCTCTCCATGAAGTGACTCCTCCCAGGCGCAGGTTTCCTTTGTAGGGCAACGACTTTGTCCCATAACCTAAAGATAATATAGAGAGGGAAACTAAGTGCCCCGCACACAATCTGTGGAATTAGCTGTAAAATGTTCACAATATTAACAGACTAATATTGACCACCTGTTCTGCTTGCTCCTTAGGGATTTCCATTTCGCTGTTGGATCAGAAGCTTTCCTGCCATGGAGCAAaggcaaacagaaaacaaatgttaaccCCTTTCTGACTGTGACTGACAAATAGTGCTTTACATCATGGTCTAGTAATGTAAAAACATACCCGTCCTCTCGAAGTAAACTTTGAGCTCCAGATTCTGTATGTGAAACGGGCACTGAAGTGTCTGACGGAGTGGGTATAGCTGCAGCTTTACCCCGATCATTTCCACTCAGCACATTGCTTCTAACAATCTTGTTTTTGGAGTGGAGAGCTGAGGTGTGTAACTGACCCCGATCAAGAGAGCCAGATGCTGAGACAGCCTGCCGTGACTTCCTTGCTGCCTGGTGATGTGCAATCCCAGCTGAAGAGACGGGACAGTCCTGGATTATGTTtccattaaaggaatactacaCCCCCCAAAttaccatttgtgtatcaattactcagcccattgttacgttgaatttgtgaatgcttccacagtgaacaaagaagtAGTTTGCATTACTGTATGACTTTGCTAAacccaaactaaccctttaaaacaccacagGTATACCACAGATCAAGGCCAGCAGTTTTCTCCATGACCCCAGCGTAACTGGGTGTGTTATTGATATACAAGTGGTCATTTGTGGGGTGGTGTATTTCTATAATTGTTGTTTTGTAATGTCCACAATTGAAGCTCACTGAAGATTGAGTGTGGAGGATGCTCACTTACCCGACTTTTTGTGCTCTTTTCTGTCAACACTGGCAGATCTGGAAGTTAATCTAGTGGTTGTCAGATTTCCTTTACAAGCCACAGATGTCTGCATTCCCTCTTTGAATGTGACAGCTGTAGTGCTAGGTTCCTTTCGATGTGCAGATTGCTTGTTTGAGTCTTTTTTAGAGGATCCGGTGCCAGTGCGGACCTGAAGGGCTTTCTCCAGGGCTCGCTCAAGCAATTCCATATCTTCTCTCTCCCCTGGTGAGGCAACTGTGTGTGAAGATAGCAGCGTGCAAATGTGTGGTTACAGTTTCGTTATATTAATGAACCATTAGTCTCTTTAGATCATGATCTCCTTGATGACAAGAATGAAAGAGAGGTGTGATTATTAACAGCGGGCGCAGTCATAACATTTGCACATGACTGCTCCCATCTCTCTCAAATTAGCTGTGTTTACAAAAAATGCTACAGtgaacaatttatttttttcatatataaCGTGATGTTttatacacttttttttaaaagaaaatatttttaacatgTAGCAACAtcttttttatctatttatgaATGTACATTATATTTGACAAACCATTATTTTATAAATTACCTgtagcatcatcatcatctgcacACTCATCAGAGCCCGTCTGTGGTTGCGGTGTTCTGTGGGAAAACACTTCATGTGACTACACAGTCAATTTAACCAGAATTAAGAAAACTAAGGCAACAACAattcataataataaataatatttgcaCAACCTACATGTCTCacaatgtcaaaaaacaaattgcacTTCTGTATGAAACTTAGTTTTGTTGGACTTTTCTGTTAATAgaatttaaatgtacttttACCATCCACTGTTAATGCATGTAGTTCACCACAGATGTCCAACGACAGTGAATTATTAGGGCTGATGTTGAATTGAGTTTAAAAACACTCATACAACAATATATCCTCCAATGTATATTTCTAACATAAACATGAAAGATAAGCCACCATTTTGTATATAGATCCTTTGAATTTGGCTATGTTAGTGACACAAATGACCTCATACATATATTTCATATCTTCCATTTCACACATGTCACTAATAAGctaatttttattgatttttatttaacctttatccaaccagaaaaacctcttgaaattaaaaatctctttttcaagagtgtcctggccaagacaggcagcaatataagttacagacagacaacataaaacacagaaaaaaaatgtgcagctccaagcaatataaaacacaaagtaagattactacaaagaaaagccacAAAGTATGATCATGTATACTAGAAAGCAACTGTTTCACAAGAACAAAAAGGGCAACTGCACATGATTCGAAAGACCAGCTAAGATACACTGTGACATTGGCATGTAAAAGATTGTGTGCAAAAATCCTGCATCAGTGCTTTGAAACGGCCGAGAGGAACCAAAGAGTGTCCTCTTGCAGAAGATTCCACATATAAGGAGCTGCTTACATTAATGCTTGCTCATCAAACTCTGTATGTACCCTCGGTACAGACCATAAAAACATGTTCTAATGAAAAAGTCTATGAAATTGTAAAGAGAGCCAGCTAAACCACGAATACAGTATACAGTGATGAGTTAGCGGCTTACAGTTGGTTATAAATCTCAAAGCTCTCTCTTATCAGCACATAATGCAAGTCGCAGTAATTTCTCCCTTATTGCTGTTGACCATAATCAATTGTAATTAGTTGCACGACCTGGAGAACATCTCACTTACACAACTTAAGCACTGCGTTTGCCTCTGTGGTTTGAAGGGAGATGCAGGGCAGCTTTTGAGCAGTGGAAAAGGCACTGCTGGGATTCGAACCCAGGATCTCCTGTTTACTAGACAGGCGCTTTAACCAACTAAGCCACAGCGCCACATGCGTGCCCCCCACTTGCAGATGCTCTTATGCAATGTATAAAACTTGAATAtctgatgtattttatgaaaatgttCTGATTTCACCATTAATTAAATTACTACCTGACCTCTAGGACTTTACTGAGTGTTTTAGAGACCATTAACCCCATTTTACATACATGAGAGTATCAACGCACGAGAGACACAGCTAAAGAACATAACATTAAACATCTACATATATTTATGTACTTTGCATGCACATATACGTTATCTTGCATACTAGCAGTGTATAAATAATTGGTCTTTGTCACAATATTCATGAAGCTGTAAACTTAAACTTACTTTCTTTTACATGAGTCTGGCAGCAGAAGTGAAATCGTGAGCATTAATAAAATAGTGCTGTTAATATCTGAGATGTACAGTACTTACAGGGTGTGTAGTAGTTCTCTGTAGAGTTGAATACTGTCATTAATCTTGGCTTGTTCAGCTTTGCAGGACTTGATAGCTCGTTCTACCGTGGACAGCAGTGACATGCTTGTGTCTGACCGTCACACTGTGGTGACTTCAATGCTCTGCCGTGTCATCACGCAAGAAACGGTGGGTTTAAAACTCTTTATCAACGTTAACAAAAGTTTCTAGACAGTGAAAGACAGCCACAAAGGTACTGAATACCTCAATGTTTGACATATCCCCATAGAAATAACATTTAAGGCTGGCTGTTTCGTGCTGACCCGCGAAAAGTAAAGCGGATGCGGAAGTCACATTCCTCCTTTCGTGGTGAAAAAAgttactgtaaagcacttttaaGATGTTAAAACCCTATCACCTTATGACACTTGTCATGCATTTATTAGCACATAAATACATCTACGGTTAAAACTGGCTAAACACGAACACAAATAACTTTTAGCTTCATCGCCACAGCGAAGTTCTCACTTCTCGCGAGAGCTGTCGTGGTTACTAGGCACGCTGCGCTCCCATGTTGCTATGACAACAGCAGTCTTTAAGGTAGAATACCTCACGTTTTCTGTTGCAGGACTCGTGTATttcacatgttttatatttttattatgctcccttttcttttttatgaggACATATTATTTAGTTATAGTCATATTACTATTGTTTGTTATGGTACTTGCCTTTGTTTCCTCCAATACCCAATTTTGAGTCACCTCAGAGTGTGATGTTCCGTAAATTAAACTGCTCTACATCTTGAATTGTTTTCATTATAATACACTACAGTTTTAAAGTGAACtgaattgttttaattatttcataCTTGCTATGTAGACAAAATTCAGTCAATTCAGCGTCCTCTAAAACTTATAAATCTACTTAAATTTAATCAAAATCAGCCCCCCTGGGAATTGAAATAGGCTATGCCAAATGTGGCTACAACAGCTTTTCTGAATATTGAAAATGTCACAGATGAATTCAGCATCTTCAGTAACCCCCCAAACCACTCCAACACTGGTCAAATCGGTTGCTGAAATATAGTCTGTTAGGTGATTATGCTAATCAGTGCTAATTATGCAAAGTTACCAGCACATTCAAGTTAGCATCCGGCAGTTTCTAAATGCTGGGCACCCATTCTGTACATTTCTATTATAAAACTTTGGGGAACTCGGCACTTTCAGATCCACATTGCTGGCAAGTAGACTCCCTGGGAGGTTAGTGACTGAaaattctgttttctctgatttgAGGTATAGTGACAGATTTAGGCCAAATCAAGTGTAATTTTCAAGATAGCAAAGTCAACCTCGGCTAAAATCTAAGTAGAAGTTCTCTATGTACAAGTAAGCCCCAGAATCTTTTTTTGCTACTTTCCCCTTTGTGTCAGGGTACTCCGTGCCAAATTTCATACTTGTATCACTGTTTATGCCATCATAATGCCctaatatttgcatttacataATTTCACCAGAAACATGTCCCAGAAAAAGGGgatgccattttgaattttgaatttgagGTCAAATGGATTCAGCATGGTCAGTAACCCCCTTTTTCTTTTGGGGTTGTGGGTGATATTTTAAGACAGAATATGAGTAAGCCCCAAAATTTTACTGTGCTGCTTTCCCCTTTGTTTCAGGATATTCCATGCCAGATTTCATACTCATAGGACTATTTATGCTATTGTAGTATCttaatatttgcatttacatcATTTTGCCAGAAACATGTCCGAAAAAGGGGGTTTTGGAGCTCCCTGAGACCAAATGGCCTTGAGTTGGGGGTTCTTGTTATCAGCATGTGATAGCCCAAAGTAAAGGCTAACAGCAGAAAATATCCCAAGGGCTGGGCCTGCCTCCCAGCCTACGTAGCATTAGATGTAAGGTTACATAAATTGTGCAACAATCTTTAAAATTCAGTGTCACTGTTATCTCCAGAGAAGTGTGTGAGCAAAGGAATCAATCTGAAGACTGTGCTTGCACCTTTTATTAATCAGGTCCTGCTCATACACTTGACTCATAAAAGTGTGAATTACCAGTTGCAAATGATTACTCTAAAGAGCACCGCTTTACCAATTCGATGACAACACTCATTACATTTTGTGATTATGTTCCCAAGTAGCCTACTTTTGGACAATTGCTGTCCCTGCGAGTGACAGTCATTAGAACAGGATTTGACTAACAAGGATAATTTGCTGTTTCACGTTACATTGTAAATAATCAAACCAAGCCTCATTACTGAGGCAGAGTGATTCATATGCAGACGTCAATGCACAGACAAAATTGTTGCATTTGATCTGTGCACTCGTCTGAAGTGGTTTCCCACATAAGCCCCGCTGAAGTAGGTTGACTTCACAGCTTTCAGTATGGATACTGAATTAACAACAACACTTGCTCCTCACACCATGGAGTGTGCTGTCCTGCAGTGTAACCTGGGAGATTGTGATTATAAGACTAAGTAAATACATGTTCTGTACATTCACACttactgatttttctttttagcagaAACACTGGCTTCTTAAGCAGAACtgtaactaataacattaattatGACTGCATCACATTTAGCTGGGACCCCGGTGTTGTGCATGCCAGCTTACTGGCTCGTCAAAATGGAATAAACCTATAAGTAATGTAATTAAATACACCTATGCATTTTCTGCAAAGGTCCGCTGTTGCTTATAGTTTGATTGTTGCACATTCTGGCCTGGCACCATCTTATCTCCTGCTTTACTGAGAAGAGCAGGATAAGCTTGGTCTCTATCTGTGGGCATCACCTTTTTATTCTCCTTGTCAAAAGTCTCTTTATCTTGCACATAACACTCCAGTTCCTGAATAAATCTTGCTGATCTGAATCTTAATAGTCCTGCTACTATCAGAGgactgtcttttctttattgATCCAAAATTAACAAGATTCAAAGACCTTGTTCACCAGTGTGGAACTAATGAACTCACTTAAAAAAGGCAGCTAGGACAAactggcactgagagaaaacaagacacactaattactctggtgaggggaaggGTAATGAGGCACAGGTAaggctaatcagggcgggacagacaatcagacacaggtgaagtcatcaatAAGGAGCGAAAACACACAGGAGCAGGAAGTGAAATGATCTGAGATGAGGAGATGTGAGTTTTAAGgtcaaacaggaaacaacatgaatgaatgaaa
Protein-coding sequences here:
- the LOC125879016 gene encoding tubulin epsilon and delta complex protein 2 translates to MSLLSTVERAIKSCKAEQAKINDSIQLYRELLHTLTPQPQTGSDECADDDDATVASPGEREDMELLERALEKALQVRTGTGSSKKDSNKQSAHRKEPSTTAVTFKEGMQTSVACKGNLTTTRLTSRSASVDRKEHKKSAGIAHHQAARKSRQAVSASGSLDRGQLHTSALHSKNKIVRSNVLSGNDRGKAAAIPTPSDTSVPVSHTESGAQSLLREDGKASDPTAKWKSLRSKQNRLWDKVVALQRKPAPGRSHFMERMTATFPKDWPCGCPDDTRALVDRLTQQGHDLTQHCQTKELLAKQTPEAAAELGRMTNKYDSSLTLERLPVTAAQLQTFAHQAKQEWEAWDRWRPEGGCLCPAGASAVWGDGMIAPLPLTITYTTEAELRELETLRMRVALLQQEIHLEQALLDAVSPQLSSIAPGPGCPNLSVLRDIYSLLGEGGQRFPAIVLDSEPD